The sequence CGAAGCGATGCTCAATGAACAGCTCGGCGGCGCCGAGGATGGCGGCTTCGAAGGCCGCGTCGTCAAGGGCACCGTCACCTCCATCGAAGGCGGCAGCGCGATCATCGATGTCGGTCTGAAATCCGAAGGCCGCGTCGATCTCAAGGAATTCTCTCGCGGTGATGAAGATCACGGCCTGAAGGTCGGCAGCGAAGTCGAAGTCTATGTCGACCGCGTCGAAAATGCCGATGGCGAAGCAATGCTCAGCCGCGACCGCGCCCGCCGCGAAGCCGCATGGGACAAGCTGGAAAGCGAATTCGGCGAAGAGAAGCGCGTCGAAGGCCGCATCTTCGGCCGGGTCAAAGGCGGCTTCACCGTCGATCTCGATGGCGCCGTGGCCTTCCTGCCGGGCAGCCAGGTCGATATCCGTCCCGTGCGCGATGTCACCCCGCTGATGGAACAGCCGCAGCCGTTCCAGATCCTCAAGATGGACCGCAAGCGCGGCAACATCGTGGTCTCGCGCCGCGCAGTGCTGGAAGAAACGCGCGCCGAACAGCGCAGCGAACTGATCGAGAAGCTGGCCGAAGGCCAGGTGATCGACGGCGTGGTCAAGAACATCACCGATTACGGTGCGTTCGTGGATCTCGGCGGTATCGACGGCCTGCTGCACGTCACCGACATGAGCTACAAGCGGGTCAACCACCCCAGCGAGATCATCGAAATCGGCCAGACGGTCAGCGTCCAGATCATCCGCATCAATGCCGAAACGCAGCGTATCTCGCTCGGCATGAAGCAGCTGGAAAGCGATCCGTGGGACGGCGTTTCCGCCAAGTACCCGGTGGGCGCGAAGCTGACCGGCACGGTTACGAACATCACCGAATATGGTGCGTTCGTGGAAATCGAAGCGGGCATCGAAGGACTGGTCCACGTGTCCGAAATGAGCTGGACCAAGAAGAACGTGCACCCCGGCAAGATCGTCAGCACTTCGCAGGAAGTCGATGTCGTCGTGCTGGAAGTGGACAGCGAAAAGCGCCGCATCTCGCTCGGCCTCAAGCAGGCTCAGGGCAATCCGTGGGACGATTTCGCAGACAAGTTCCCGGTCGGCACCAAAGTCACCGGCGAAGTCAAGAACGCCACCGAGTTCGGCCTGTTCATCGGGCTGGACGGCGATGTGGACGGCATGGTCCACATGTCCGACATCGCCTGGGGCATTTCGGGCGAAGATGCGCTGGCGCTGCACCGCAAGGGTGAAGAGGTCGAAGCCATCGTGCTCGACGTCGATGCCGACAAGGAGCGCATCAGCCTGGGCATGAAGCAGCTCGAAAAAGGTGCACCGAGCGCCGATGGTGCAACCGGCGGTGCCGGCCTGCGCCGCGGCGAAACGGTCACCGTCACGGTGCTGGAAGTGCGCGATGGCGGCCTGGAAGTGCAAGTCGGCGACGACGGCGCGACCGGCTTCATCAAACGCAGCGACCTTGGCCGCGACCGCGACGAGCAGCGTCCCGACCGTTTCCAGTCCGGCCAGAAGCTGGATGCGATGGTCACCGGTTTCGACCGTTCGAAGAAGCCCAACTTCTCCATCAAGGCGCGTCAGATCGCCGAAGAGAAAGAAGCAGTGCAGCAGTTCGGCTCGTCCGATTCGGGTGCATCGCTGGGCGATATCCTGGGCGAAGCGCTCAAGAAGTCGGACGACTAGGCAAAGCACAGCCGCCCGGCATCTTGCCGGAATAGGCTGACCGGAAGGCCCGTCTGCTCTACCGAGCAGGCGGGCCTTTCCTGTTGCAGCGCATACGCCTACACTTGGCCCATGCTGCAAATTCACCAATTCCCCTGCCTGTCCGACAATTACGGCTTCCTCGCTCACGATCCCGCCAGCGGCGAAACCGCTGCCATCGATACGCCCGATGGCGCGGAATATCTGAAGCAGGCCGCGGCAAAGGGTTGGCGGATCACGCAGATATGGAACACCCATTGGCACCCCGACCATGCCGGCGGGAATGCCGCAATCGTGGAGGCTACCGGCGCGCAGATCGTCGCCCCGCAGGAGGTCGAGCGGATCAGCTCGATCGGCCGCGTAGTGAGCGATGGCGACAGCGTGTCGCTGGGAAAATTCGAGGCGCGGGTGATCGACGTGTCGGGCCACACCAATGGCCATATCGCCTACCACCTGCCCGAAGCGGGGGTGGCCTTCGTGGGCGATTCCGTTTTCGCGCTGGGCTGCGGGCGGATGTTCGAAGGAAAGCCTCAACAATTCTGGGACAGCCTCCAGCGGATCAAGGCGCTGCCCGCAGATACGACGCTGTATTGCGCGCACGAATATACACAGGCCAACGCCGCCTTCGCGCTGCATGCCGATCCGCAGAACGAGGCGCTGCGCGATTATGCCGCGCAAATCGACGCCAAGCGCGCGAAGGGCGAGGCGACCGTGCCCACGGTGCTTGAGCGCGAACTTGCGACAAACCCGTTCCTGCGCGCCGACGATCCTATATTGCGCGCGAAATGGGGCGGCGGCTCCGCGCCGGAAACCTTTGCTGCACTACGCGAGGCGAAGGACAATTTCTGACGATCAGAGGCCGGAAGCGATGCTTCTCTCCACGACCAGGTGCCTCGACGAGAATGGGCCGAAATGAAGGCGCTGGTGGTTGAACATCTGTCGGACGATTTGTCCGGCGCCGCGCTGCGGACAGTCTCGATGCCAGAGCGCAACCCCGGTGAGGTGCTCGTCCGGATTCGCGCTGCCTCGCTCAACTTCCCCGACTTGTTGATGACGCAAGGAAAATATCAGTTCAAACCCGAACCACCCTTTATTGCGGGGCTGGAAATGGCCGGCGAGGTGATCGAGGCCGACACCGATAGCGGCTTCGCAGCGGGCGACCGCGTGATGGGCGGCGCAAAGATCGGCGGATTTGCGCAATTCGCGTCCTATCCGGCAAGCGCGCTCAGACCCATTCCCGATGGGCTGGATTTCCCGCAGGCAGCCGCGCTCGGGGCGGCCTATACTACCGCCTATACCGCGCTGGTCGAAATTGGCGGATTATCGGAGGAACAATGGGTGCTGATCCACGGCGCGAGCGGAGGGGTTGGATTGGCCGCTTGCGATCTGGCCAAAGCGCTGGGCGCGAAGGTGATCGCGACCAGCGGAATAGAAGAAAAGCTAGCCCAAATCGAGATGGCGGTATCGCCTGACGCAGCGATCCTCGCCCATCGACGGTTCCGCGAACAGGTTGCCGAAATCACCGGCGGCGCGCTGGCCGATATCGTGTTCGACCCGGTCGGCGGCGATGTATTCGATGAAAGCACGCGCTGCACTGCTTTTGGCGGCCAGTTGCAGGTAATCGGCTTTACCTCGGAGCGGATTGCGACCCTTGCCAGCAATATTCCGCTGATCAAGGGTTTCTCGGTCGTCGGCGTGCGCGCGGGTGAATATGCGCGGCGCTTCCCGCAGCGCGGCCGGGCGATTGCCGAAGCGGTCGGAAAGCTCGCCGCCGAGGGCCGGATTTCGCCGCATATCGACCGCACGCTGCCGCTGGACCGATGGCGCGAGGGGTTCGCGGCCATGGCAAGCCGCGAACTGGTCGGTAAAGTGGTGTTCGTGACCGACTAGCCCAGCAGCACGAAGCCGATGAAGGCTGCCAGCCCGGCACCGCTGCTGAGCCAGGTCAGCCGGCGCAATGCGGGCACCTGCAGCCCCATGATCAGCCCGCTCAGCACCAGGATGAACAGCGATATTGCAAGGAAGGTCGCGTAGATTTTGAAGAACACGCTGCCCTTGGCCTTGTGCAATTGCACCAACCAGCGATGGAGCGAGGCCTGGTTGATGGTCACTTCGGCAACGCTCGGATCATCCGTCGCGGCGACTTTGATATCGGTGCGGGCGCCGGTCCAGGCGAGCGCCAGATCGCTGCCCTCGCCGCTGACGCTTGCTGCCCCGCTGGGTTCGGGCAAACCGCGCTGAGCCAGCTGGGCCAGAGCAATCTCTCGCAAAGCCGCCTCGTCGGCATTTTCCATCGGTGCGGACACCTGCACGATCTCCTCGTGCCACTCGCCCTTGTTACCCCAGGTATAGAGCGCGCCGGTCAGCAGGAACATCAGCACCGCCGGGAACATGAAGGCGGCAAGGATAAGGTGGAGCTTGGTCAGGAAAACGCGGTTCACGGCGAGGCTGGCTTTCTATTGTTGCAATTGGTTCGCATTAGCGGCGCAAACCGCGATTGCAAGACCAAGTTGGCTCGGTCCGAAAGCAAAAGCGCGCACCATCCCGAAAATGGCGCGCGCTTTGGTTTGGGTTCGAGGCTGTTGAGGCTATCAGATCGCGGCGATTACTTCGTCGGCGACCTTGCGGTCCGCCTCGGCATCGAACTTGTCCGCGATCAAGGAACGCGATGCTTTCGTCGCGGCATCGGCAGCCTTGGCGCGCACTTCTGCCAGTGCGGCGCGTTCGGCAGCGGCGATCTTGTCTTCCGCCATCCGCTTGCGGCGGGCGATCATCGCCTTACCGTCTTCTTCGGCCCGTACGAGGATGGCATAGGCTTCGCTCTTGGCGTTTTCGACCATCGCTTCGGCATCCTTTTCGGCGCCGGCGATCTTGTCCGCATATTCCTTGCGCAGGGCCTCCGCCTCGGCGCGCAGCGTCTTGGCTTCATCGAGCTGCTGCTTGATCGCGGCAATCTGACGGTCGAGGCCGCCGGTGATCATGCCGGGAACCTTTTTCCAGACCATGATCGCGATCAGGACGACCATCGCCACGGCGACCCACTGATAGGGCTCCAGCCCTAGCGCAGACGGTTCGAGGTGAACCCCTGCGCTGCCATCGTCGACGGTACCCTGGATCTGGGCCGCCTCGGTTGCGAAGACTTCCGGTGTATTAGCCACGAAGCGCCTCCTTCACAGCGGATTTGGCCGATGCCTTGGTCACGGCAACCCCGGCGAGGCGCTGGACGATGTCCTGCGTTGCCTCGGCTGCCACATCCTCGATCTCGGCCAGTGCGGCGATACGGGCCTCGTCGATCCGCGTCCCTGCCTCGTCCAGCTTCTTGTCGAGCCGCTTCTGCGCCGCGCCAAGCTTTTTCTCGTTGCTGGCCGCAGCATCCGCCTTGGCCTGAGCGACGACGGCCTGCGCCGCTGCCCGGTTCTCGTTCTCGCGAACGCGCCAGGCTTCTTCCTGTTCGTTGGCGGCATCGCGCGCGGCCTTGGCTGCCGCAAGATCGCTGGCGATCTGCGTATCGCGCTGGGCCACGGTGTCCATTACGCGCGGAACCATGAGCCGCCCGACGATGAAAAAGACGAGCCCAAAGAACACCAGCAACCAGAAAATCTGGCTGGTATAGGTGCTAGCGAGCTGTTCTATCTGTGGCATTGCGCGCGCCTTGCGGAAGTTTAGGGAAGTTTAGGCCCGACAGCGGAGCGGGCGGCCGAAACCGCCCGCTTCGCCAATCGGTCGATCAGGCGACGAAGATCAGGATCATCGCGACCACGAAAGCCAGCAGGCCGAGAAGTTCGGCGGCGGCGAAGCCGATGAACAGGCGGCCTTGCTGACCGTCTGCCGCACCCGGATTGCGCAACGCGCTTTCGAGGAACGAACCGAACACGTTACCCACACCGATGGCGGCCATGCCGGCACCGATTGCTGCCAGGCCTGCGCCAACGAGCTTTGCTGCTTCTGCGTCCATTGTAATTACTCCTGTTTATTCCGTAAAATCGGGTATTTGGTTGTTAGTGAAGGTTCTCGGCATCGTTGATGTACAGCGCCGTCAACAATGCGAATACGTAGGCCTGGATGCCCGCCACGAGGATTTCCAGAGCGGAAATGGCAATCATCAGGATGAAGCTGGGTACGCCGATAAAGCCGCCGAACAATGCCCCGGCATTGGCGCTGTCGATCACGAAGCTGGACAGCACCTTGAGCAGCACGTGCCCCGCCATCATCGCGACGAACAGTCGCAGCGCGAGCGAGAACGGGCGCACCATGAAAGAAATCAGCTCGATCACCGGGATCAGCCAGATCAGCCATAGCGGCGTGCCATGCGGCACGAACAAAGTGAAGAATTTCAGACCATGCTTCCAGAACCCGACCGCGAGCACGATCGAGAAGCTCATGATCGCGAGCACGCCGGTCACGGTGAAGTGGCTGGTGAAGGTAAACGGGTGGATGCCGACGATGCCCACCGGCAGCAGGCCGAGCAGATTGGCGAACAGGATGAACATGAACAGGCTGAACACATAGGGCACATATTTGCGCCCTTCCTTGCCGATATTGGCTTCCAGCATATTGTCGATGAAGCCGGTAAAGCCCTCGACCGCCATCTGCCAGCGGCCGGGGACCAAATCGCGCTTCATTCCGCCCCACATGAACACGGTAAGCGCGACGGTGGTGATCGCCATCCACAATGCGGAATTGGTGAAGGCGATGTTGAAGCCCGCAAGTTCCCAGCCATCCGAACCGATCAACGGCTCGATGGTGAACTGGTACATCGGATCGACTTTGGCTGGTTCGGCTGCCACTTGTGTCATTGCCCTATCGACTGCGCCAAATTCCGGAGAACCCGGAACTATTCGGTAGGCGTATTCGCCGCCTTGATGATGTTTCTGAAAGCCACGATGGTCCCGAGGGCCAACATGATCAACAGGCCCCAGGGGGTGGTGCCGGCGAAGTAGTCTATGACCCAGCCAATCACCAATCCGCCAAGAATCCCGCCGAGCAAATCCGCCAGAACGCGGTTCCCGGCGCGATAATTCGCATCGGTTCCGCTATTCTGCGGCCGGTTGCGCTGTTCTTCACGCTCGGTTGCGGCGTTGAGCCGCGCTTCGAGCGCATCGATCCGCGCATCCTCGGCAATGGGTTCCCGTGCGGGCTTCTCGTCGTTCACGCCATGCTCCTTTTTACAGGGAAACGCAGCACGATCGCGGGTTGCCCGCCGAAGGCGTCGCCCCCTTAGGCAGGGGGCGGATTCGAGTCAACTGTTGCCGCAGCCCGGTGACATGACTGCGGGCGATCTGCGCATGTTTCTTTACAGCTTATTTCGGCCGGCCTGTGACGGCGGACCTAGGCCGGACAACGCGGGTCACGCTGCGGCGGGGCGCTGGTGCGGGTCTGCCAGCTGCCATCGGGCGCCTGGTATTTCTCGCCCGGAACCGTCCGCGCTATGGCAAGGCAGCCTGCGGTGAAGGAATATTCCGCCAGCGTGGCAGCAGCGGCCTGTGCCTTTTCCGCATAGACCGCGCGCCGCTTGATATTGATGTCGCGCACGATCCGCTCAAGCCCGGCGTCGGATGCACCGACAATGCCCAGATAGCCGTCGGTCTTCTCGCCAACCTGCCCATTGGCTCTGGCAGCGGCATAGGCCGGATCGCGCTGCGCCATGGCAGTCCCCGCAACCCCGGTCAGCGCGAGCGCCCCGGCAGCAGCAGCGGCCAGCATCATGCGAGTGGAAAATGTCTTGCTCATCACGGTATCCCTTTAAAAAATATCCGCATTCTCTTCGATCGTATTCCCCGCATCTTCAGCGAGGCGGAGGATGACTTCCTGCGTGATATTGATGTTGAGCTCGATCACGATCGCATCTTCCGGCGCGTTTACGGTAACGCATCCCGGCAGAGCGATTACGGCGCCGAGCGCCAGCATCGCCAATCGCGCAGCGCCCCGCCTGATCTTGAACTCCCCTGCCATGACATCAGCTGTCGCAGCAGGGCGCGGGTCGGTCAATTGTGGATGCATCATGGCGATTGGTCGCTTTCCTGCCCCTGAACGGGTTCTTCAGACGGTATGTTTTCAAGAATTATTCCGGAGTTTTCGTCACTTGGACCCGCCTCTTCCAGCACCTCGTCCAGCACCGAACGGCGCAAACGCAGGCCGTCTTCGGTGCGAATTAGCCGGTCGGACAGGCCTGGAACCAGCGCCGGGTCGCTCATCGAGGCGAAAGTGCCGATCAATTTGGAGAAAGATGCGCGGATATTGATACGGAATTGCAGCGGGATCTTGCCGAGTTGCCGGGTGATGATGTTGCGCTTCGCCCCCTCGCCCTGGCTGACCCCGTCGATTTCCACCCGGGTGACCAGCTCGCCCGTCAGCGGTCCGTCCATCAGCACGGTCATTTTCCCGTAATCCAGGCTGCGCAGCGCGTCGAAGGCGAAATTCGCCATCGCGCCCAGATCTTCGTAGGTCAGTTCCCCGACATAGGAGATGTTGCCGCCGGGCGGGCGCGACACCAGCAGTCCTTCCTCGATCCGGCCATTACCCTCGGCATCGAAGATCAGCGGCAGCTGGCCATCGAACAGGCCGGTCGCGGCAATATTGTTGAGCTCCAGCCGTTCAATGAAGAGGCTGGCATCCAGTCCGCGCACTTCGAACAGATAGCGCCGCTCTTCCGCGCGGCCGATACGCATCTGCAGCGGCCGCACGATCAAATCGCCGCCCGCGAAGGTGAGCGTGCCGCCCTCCACATCCAGCAACTCGCCATTGCGCAACTGGAACTCGATGGCGCCCTGGCCCACGACGATGCCCGGATTGACCGAATCGACCGTGATCCGCTGACCGGGCGCGGTGGTCAGCCCGATCAGGTCGGTGAATTCGACCGTGCCCGAAGCCCCGGACACCGGCCCGAAAGCTGCGGCGAAATCCAGTCTGTCGCTAGAAAATGCGCCGCGGCTGGTTACCCCGGCGGCGTTCCATTCCACTTCCCCGCCGCCCGTCACCACGCCACTGGCATTGGCAATCACCCCCTTGGCAAGATAGCTGAGATCGTCTGGCTGGAGCGCCGCGTCGAAGGTGATCCCGGCAACGTCGAGATCGGCCGAGCCGGTGCCGGCCGACAGATCGTGCCGAATATCCACCGCCACGATGTCGCGTCCGCTGGCCGGTG comes from Alteripontixanthobacter sp. and encodes:
- the rpsA gene encoding 30S ribosomal protein S1, producing MASSANPTRSDFEAMLNEQLGGAEDGGFEGRVVKGTVTSIEGGSAIIDVGLKSEGRVDLKEFSRGDEDHGLKVGSEVEVYVDRVENADGEAMLSRDRARREAAWDKLESEFGEEKRVEGRIFGRVKGGFTVDLDGAVAFLPGSQVDIRPVRDVTPLMEQPQPFQILKMDRKRGNIVVSRRAVLEETRAEQRSELIEKLAEGQVIDGVVKNITDYGAFVDLGGIDGLLHVTDMSYKRVNHPSEIIEIGQTVSVQIIRINAETQRISLGMKQLESDPWDGVSAKYPVGAKLTGTVTNITEYGAFVEIEAGIEGLVHVSEMSWTKKNVHPGKIVSTSQEVDVVVLEVDSEKRRISLGLKQAQGNPWDDFADKFPVGTKVTGEVKNATEFGLFIGLDGDVDGMVHMSDIAWGISGEDALALHRKGEEVEAIVLDVDADKERISLGMKQLEKGAPSADGATGGAGLRRGETVTVTVLEVRDGGLEVQVGDDGATGFIKRSDLGRDRDEQRPDRFQSGQKLDAMVTGFDRSKKPNFSIKARQIAEEKEAVQQFGSSDSGASLGDILGEALKKSDD
- the gloB gene encoding hydroxyacylglutathione hydrolase, whose protein sequence is MLQIHQFPCLSDNYGFLAHDPASGETAAIDTPDGAEYLKQAAAKGWRITQIWNTHWHPDHAGGNAAIVEATGAQIVAPQEVERISSIGRVVSDGDSVSLGKFEARVIDVSGHTNGHIAYHLPEAGVAFVGDSVFALGCGRMFEGKPQQFWDSLQRIKALPADTTLYCAHEYTQANAAFALHADPQNEALRDYAAQIDAKRAKGEATVPTVLERELATNPFLRADDPILRAKWGGGSAPETFAALREAKDNF
- a CDS encoding NADPH:quinone oxidoreductase family protein, giving the protein MKALVVEHLSDDLSGAALRTVSMPERNPGEVLVRIRAASLNFPDLLMTQGKYQFKPEPPFIAGLEMAGEVIEADTDSGFAAGDRVMGGAKIGGFAQFASYPASALRPIPDGLDFPQAAALGAAYTTAYTALVEIGGLSEEQWVLIHGASGGVGLAACDLAKALGAKVIATSGIEEKLAQIEMAVSPDAAILAHRRFREQVAEITGGALADIVFDPVGGDVFDESTRCTAFGGQLQVIGFTSERIATLASNIPLIKGFSVVGVRAGEYARRFPQRGRAIAEAVGKLAAEGRISPHIDRTLPLDRWREGFAAMASRELVGKVVFVTD
- a CDS encoding PepSY domain-containing protein, translating into MNRVFLTKLHLILAAFMFPAVLMFLLTGALYTWGNKGEWHEEIVQVSAPMENADEAALREIALAQLAQRGLPEPSGAASVSGEGSDLALAWTGARTDIKVAATDDPSVAEVTINQASLHRWLVQLHKAKGSVFFKIYATFLAISLFILVLSGLIMGLQVPALRRLTWLSSGAGLAAFIGFVLLG
- a CDS encoding ATPase, with the protein product MPQIEQLASTYTSQIFWLLVFFGLVFFIVGRLMVPRVMDTVAQRDTQIASDLAAAKAARDAANEQEEAWRVRENENRAAAQAVVAQAKADAAASNEKKLGAAQKRLDKKLDEAGTRIDEARIAALAEIEDVAAEATQDIVQRLAGVAVTKASAKSAVKEALRG
- a CDS encoding F0F1 ATP synthase subunit C; this translates as MDAEAAKLVGAGLAAIGAGMAAIGVGNVFGSFLESALRNPGAADGQQGRLFIGFAAAELLGLLAFVVAMILIFVA
- a CDS encoding F0F1 ATP synthase subunit A, which produces MTQVAAEPAKVDPMYQFTIEPLIGSDGWELAGFNIAFTNSALWMAITTVALTVFMWGGMKRDLVPGRWQMAVEGFTGFIDNMLEANIGKEGRKYVPYVFSLFMFILFANLLGLLPVGIVGIHPFTFTSHFTVTGVLAIMSFSIVLAVGFWKHGLKFFTLFVPHGTPLWLIWLIPVIELISFMVRPFSLALRLFVAMMAGHVLLKVLSSFVIDSANAGALFGGFIGVPSFILMIAISALEILVAGIQAYVFALLTALYINDAENLH
- a CDS encoding AtpZ/AtpI family protein: MNDEKPAREPIAEDARIDALEARLNAATEREEQRNRPQNSGTDANYRAGNRVLADLLGGILGGLVIGWVIDYFAGTTPWGLLIMLALGTIVAFRNIIKAANTPTE
- a CDS encoding YdbL family protein yields the protein MSKTFSTRMMLAAAAAGALALTGVAGTAMAQRDPAYAAARANGQVGEKTDGYLGIVGASDAGLERIVRDINIKRRAVYAEKAQAAAATLAEYSFTAGCLAIARTVPGEKYQAPDGSWQTRTSAPPQRDPRCPA
- a CDS encoding YnbE family lipoprotein encodes the protein MAGEFKIRRGAARLAMLALGAVIALPGCVTVNAPEDAIVIELNINITQEVILRLAEDAGNTIEENADIF